The genomic interval GTCATTTTCTACAAATCTTGCCGCGTTCTCTACGATCTTTTCCGTCCCTTTTTTGTCGGAATGGATCTTAAGGATAGCTTTAAATATCTCTTCCGGGTCCAATTTTTTGATGAGTATCCCGCTTTCGCCGTCTTTTACCCATTCGCGTATAGAAGGGATATCGTAGGCAATTACCGGGACCCTGCAGGCCATCGATTCTGCTATACTTGAAGGCGTGCCGTCGAAAGAGGAGATAGATACGGTGCAATCCGAAGCGCAATAAAGTAGGGGCATTTCTTCATAGGCCCTTTCTCCCGTAAAGATCACATTATTTTCAATCCCGATCTTACGGGCGAGCTCTTTGATATAGTTTAAATATCTGGTATCGGCGACATAAGTATGCAGCATCAAAACGATGTTAGGTATTTTGTCCTTCAATAAAGGGACCGACTTGACCAGCAGATCTACATTGGTATATGTGACCAGCCTTCTGGGGCAAAAAACCACGAATTTACCCGTTAGATCCAAGTCTCTTTTTATCTGTGCGGTATCGTACCTGTTATTGAACATCTTTAAGTCAACGCCTAAGCCGATATCGCCCATGATAACGACTATCTTTTTGCCGGGTATGCCGTTTTCAAGCAAATGTTGTTTGTGATCCTTACAGCCGACGATTATCATATCGCTTGTTTTGAAGATAAATTTCGCCATTAGTTTATTATGTATTAAATATCTTAGCCAATTCGTAGATCTATGGCCGTATATGTCTATGCCCCCCAAAATAGTTATCATTTGGGGATGGAAACCGGAAAGCGCCGCTAATAAGCCGGGCGTTCCAAGAGCATAGTGGCATGTCAGCGCATCCGGTTTTATTCTTTTTATGATCTTTTTAAGTTCGAGGAGGTATTTTAAGAAAACGAAGGGGTTCTTATTGACGGGCTCAAAATGGGCTATTTCAGAGACATTTTTAATTGTATTGGCATACCTGTTATGATAAGATAACACATAAATTTGATGTCCCGCTTCGCCTAAAAAACGCAGCCACTTTTGGGTATGTGAGGTCAAAGGCTCTGCAATAAATAATATCTTCATCGGTACACCTAGTCTAAGTCTGGTTAATTTATTCTGTTAATGGCAACATTTTATCACAAAAGTCGATAAAACGGAACATATACGTCGAAGATGGATATGAAGGATAAAAAACAATTCCGCGTCCTGTTCGCCTCGCTGTTTAACGATGAGGCCTTGAATATAAGGCTGTTACATTCGATCGTCTACCATAAAGGTTACGATGCCCGGATGGTCTTTATCAAGAAATTCCC from Candidatus Omnitrophota bacterium carries:
- a CDS encoding glycosyltransferase; the encoded protein is MKILFIAEPLTSHTQKWLRFLGEAGHQIYVLSYHNRYANTIKNVSEIAHFEPVNKNPFVFLKYLLELKKIIKRIKPDALTCHYALGTPGLLAALSGFHPQMITILGGIDIYGHRSTNWLRYLIHNKLMAKFIFKTSDMIIVGCKDHKQHLLENGIPGKKIVVIMGDIGLGVDLKMFNNRYDTAQIKRDLDLTGKFVVFCPRRLVTYTNVDLLVKSVPLLKDKIPNIVLMLHTYVADTRYLNYIKELARKIGIENNVIFTGERAYEEMPLLYCASDCTVSISSFDGTPSSIAESMACRVPVIAYDIPSIREWVKDGESGILIKKLDPEEIFKAILKIHSDKKGTEKIVENAARFVENDLDIEKCKKALLDLFRNIKA